Proteins encoded by one window of Cylindrospermum stagnale PCC 7417:
- a CDS encoding prephenate/arogenate dehydrogenase, with amino-acid sequence MKIGIVGLGLIGGSLGFDLRSLGHDVLGVSRRQSTCEKAIALGNVDQASVELSLLADAEVVFICTPIGLIVPQVEQLIAHLSPGTVVTDVGSVKAPIVEAIAPLWDHFIGGHPMAGTADSGIEAAQRNLFVDRPYVLTPIATTPSIAIQVVEKIVRSLGATIYHCRPEQHDRAVSWISHLPVMVSGSLIAACLSETDADVLQLAQNLASSGFRDTSRVGGGNPELGLMMAQYNRQALLVSLQQYRHNLDELIHLIEQENWAVLAEKMLINQQARPKFVD; translated from the coding sequence ATGAAAATTGGGATTGTCGGTTTGGGACTGATAGGCGGCTCCTTGGGTTTTGATTTGCGATCGCTAGGACATGATGTTCTCGGAGTGAGTCGTCGGCAATCAACCTGCGAAAAAGCGATCGCACTCGGTAATGTGGATCAGGCATCAGTTGAACTCAGCCTATTGGCAGATGCAGAGGTGGTATTTATTTGCACGCCTATAGGGCTGATTGTTCCCCAAGTTGAACAATTGATCGCTCATTTGTCTCCCGGTACAGTGGTGACTGATGTCGGTTCGGTGAAAGCACCCATAGTCGAAGCAATAGCTCCCCTGTGGGATCATTTTATCGGCGGTCATCCAATGGCGGGAACAGCCGATAGTGGTATAGAAGCAGCGCAGCGGAATTTATTTGTGGATCGGCCTTATGTCCTCACACCGATAGCAACAACACCCAGCATCGCTATTCAGGTAGTAGAAAAAATTGTGCGATCGCTTGGTGCAACTATCTACCATTGTCGCCCAGAGCAACATGACCGCGCTGTGAGTTGGATCTCCCATTTACCCGTAATGGTTAGCGGTTCGTTGATTGCGGCTTGTTTGAGTGAAACTGATGCCGACGTTTTGCAATTAGCCCAAAATCTAGCCAGTTCAGGCTTTCGCGATACCAGTCGTGTCGGTGGTGGAAATCCAGAATTGGGGCTGATGATGGCCCAATATAATCGCCAAGCATTACTGGTTTCACTGCAACAATATCGCCACAACCTCGACGAACTTATTCACCTGATTGAGCAGGAAAATTGGGCTGTTTTAGCGGAAAAGATGCTGATTAATCAACAAGCACGACCTAAGTTTGTTGATTAA
- a CDS encoding PAS domain S-box protein, with protein sequence MNLPKLRLLKIEQQAALRQSKTADKLELIPSRDLQQAIFNQSADAIFLVDRETLLTTDCNHRAVELFAASSKAELINIEGQSLQKQPFTPDELATIVEAINRQGFWSREIEYITKQGNCFWGNLAIKQIQVAGQVMNLVRVTDISERKRAELALQEREAMLRVIGDNLPNGAVYQVIRELDGCDSFTYLSAGIERLMEVSAQEALRDSTLLYRQFIPEDSLRLQAAVDQSHRHLSVFDIQLRIRTPSGQLKWFHFRSTPQKLHDGRVAWNGLVVDVTDLKRTEETLRKSEALLEESQRVARLGNWEFDLTTGKISWSKKLFDLFNRDLALGEPNYEENLGLYHPEDRQKLAQAVEIAIATGESYKQVLRVPQPDASDRYFEGIGYAEFNAEGKVIRLYGTAQDITERQTALRERQKAEEKLRQREAQLASAQQIAHIGSWEWNLETQQRTWSTETFRIFGLNPTQPEPTQAEFLQMVHPDDRSPLQTYLELAIADGTPYNIEYRVVRPDGSVRYIESKAEIAKDAQGQAVKLLGAILDITERKQTELEIIHSRDLLEAVYNESADALFLADTKTLVTTDCNDRAVELFEAASKAELINIVGSTLHKLPFTPDELATIIEATQQQRLWSREIEYLTKQGNSFWGSIAIKQIKVAGQAMNLLRVKDITARKRVEEEHQQAEAALARSEEQLRLTLEFTHIGIWDWNVQTGEVIWNDNHYRLLGLVPETSTDMYQLWLNSIHPEDVDRVEQALLNALAQHTNYEAEYRVIHPNGKIHWLIGKGQGIYNEVNDPVRMLGVIIDVSERKLTEASLRRYERIVSTTMDGMALVNRNYIYQVVNQAYQTWRHKSRDEIVGYSMSDILGQEVFEQVIKPRFDQCLAGQKIQYEMWFDNPDKEAKFLSVTYAPYLEVDQTISGVVLSIRDITDRNRAEQMLDLQAVITRNMAEGICLVRRADGMIVYTNPKFEQMFGYDSHELVGQHISIVNYTNENINPEAVHQAIASAVTQKGEATYEIHNIKKDGTPFWCSATTSVFEHTEYGTVLVAVQQDITEHKQAEEKIKASLKEKEVLLKEIHHRVKNNLGIVSSLLQMQYRRTQDPQANAILRDSQNRISSIALVHEKLYRSDELSDIDFAQYIPDLTTHLFDSYNVSNSLIQLNIQVDHASLDIETAIPCGLIINELVSNALKYAFPSNCEGKIQVRFYQECDRTLKLIIRDNGVGLPEDFDSKKAKTLGITLVQGLVKQLRGIIEINRQEGTEFKITFTKNRV encoded by the coding sequence ATGAATCTTCCTAAATTGCGTCTGTTAAAGATCGAACAACAAGCTGCACTGCGCCAAAGTAAAACAGCCGACAAGTTAGAACTCATTCCCAGCCGAGACTTACAACAAGCTATTTTTAACCAATCTGCTGATGCGATTTTTCTAGTGGATAGAGAAACATTGCTGACCACTGATTGCAATCATCGCGCCGTGGAACTATTTGCCGCCTCTAGCAAAGCTGAACTGATTAATATTGAGGGTCAAAGCCTGCAAAAACAACCTTTCACCCCTGATGAGTTAGCCACCATTGTGGAAGCAATTAATCGGCAAGGGTTTTGGAGTCGAGAAATTGAATATATTACCAAGCAGGGCAATTGCTTTTGGGGAAATTTAGCAATCAAGCAAATCCAGGTTGCCGGTCAGGTGATGAATTTGGTACGAGTCACAGATATCAGCGAACGCAAACGGGCAGAACTAGCCTTACAAGAGCGGGAAGCGATGTTGCGGGTAATTGGTGATAACCTACCCAATGGCGCAGTTTATCAGGTGATCCGTGAACTGGATGGGTGTGATAGCTTCACCTACCTCAGTGCTGGGATTGAAAGATTAATGGAAGTCAGCGCCCAAGAGGCACTTAGAGATTCAACTCTACTTTATCGCCAGTTTATCCCAGAGGACTCACTCCGCTTACAGGCAGCCGTTGATCAGTCCCACCGTCATCTATCTGTATTTGATATTCAACTGCGAATCCGAACACCCAGTGGTCAGCTTAAATGGTTCCATTTTCGTTCCACCCCGCAAAAGTTACATGATGGTCGTGTAGCTTGGAATGGGCTAGTTGTAGATGTAACCGACCTCAAGCGCACTGAAGAGACACTACGTAAAAGTGAAGCCCTGCTAGAAGAATCCCAGCGAGTCGCTCGTCTTGGTAACTGGGAGTTTGACCTGACCACTGGCAAAATTAGCTGGTCAAAGAAGCTATTCGACCTCTTCAACCGAGATTTAGCCCTAGGGGAGCCGAACTATGAGGAAAATCTTGGGTTGTACCACCCAGAGGATCGGCAAAAATTAGCCCAAGCCGTCGAGATCGCGATCGCCACTGGTGAGTCCTACAAACAGGTTCTCCGTGTGCCTCAGCCTGATGCTTCTGATCGCTATTTCGAGGGCATTGGATATGCAGAATTCAACGCCGAGGGAAAAGTGATTCGTCTCTATGGAACTGCCCAAGACATCACCGAACGGCAAACCGCCCTACGCGAACGGCAAAAGGCTGAAGAAAAACTCCGCCAGCGTGAAGCCCAGCTAGCTTCTGCTCAACAGATCGCCCATATCGGCAGTTGGGAATGGAACTTGGAAACTCAGCAGCGCACCTGGTCAACCGAAACCTTTCGCATCTTTGGTCTAAATCCGACTCAACCAGAACCAACCCAAGCTGAATTTCTCCAGATGGTTCACCCAGATGATCGTTCACCGTTACAGACCTACCTGGAATTAGCGATCGCTGACGGAACTCCTTACAATATTGAATATCGAGTAGTTCGACCCGATGGCTCTGTGCGCTACATTGAGTCCAAAGCAGAGATAGCTAAGGACGCTCAAGGGCAAGCAGTTAAGCTGTTGGGAGCTATTCTGGATATTACAGAGCGCAAACAAACCGAGTTAGAAATCATCCACAGCCGCGACCTGCTAGAAGCCGTCTATAACGAATCTGCTGATGCTCTGTTTCTGGCGGATACAAAAACATTAGTCACCACTGACTGCAATGATCGGGCAGTGGAACTATTTGAAGCTGCTAGCAAAGCTGAACTGATTAATATTGTGGGTTCAACTCTACATAAACTACCATTCACCCCCGATGAGTTAGCCACCATTATAGAAGCAACTCAGCAGCAAAGGCTTTGGAGTCGAGAAATCGAATACCTCACCAAGCAGGGTAATTCCTTTTGGGGAAGCATCGCCATTAAGCAAATTAAGGTTGCTGGTCAGGCGATGAATTTGTTACGAGTCAAGGATATCACCGCCCGTAAGCGTGTCGAAGAAGAGCACCAACAGGCAGAAGCAGCCTTAGCCAGAAGTGAAGAGCAACTGAGATTAACCTTGGAATTTACCCACATCGGTATCTGGGACTGGAATGTTCAAACAGGTGAAGTCATCTGGAACGACAACCATTATCGCTTGCTAGGGTTAGTACCAGAAACCTCAACAGATATGTATCAGCTATGGCTCAATTCTATTCATCCAGAGGATGTTGACCGAGTTGAACAGGCTTTATTAAACGCCCTGGCACAGCATACTAACTATGAAGCTGAATATCGGGTGATTCATCCCAATGGCAAGATTCACTGGCTCATTGGCAAAGGACAAGGGATTTACAACGAAGTAAATGACCCAGTCCGGATGCTGGGTGTGATCATTGATGTTAGCGAACGGAAACTGACAGAAGCATCACTACGGAGATATGAGCGAATTGTCTCCACAACGATGGACGGGATGGCACTGGTTAATCGCAACTACATTTATCAGGTCGTTAATCAGGCGTATCAGACCTGGCGTCACAAATCTCGTGACGAAATTGTCGGCTATTCTATGAGTGACATTCTGGGACAGGAGGTATTTGAGCAGGTGATCAAACCTCGCTTCGATCAGTGTTTGGCTGGACAGAAGATTCAGTACGAAATGTGGTTTGACAATCCAGACAAAGAAGCTAAATTTTTGAGTGTTACCTATGCACCGTATTTAGAAGTAGATCAAACCATCTCAGGCGTCGTACTGAGCATTAGAGATATCACCGATCGCAACCGCGCTGAACAGATGTTAGATCTGCAAGCAGTGATTACCCGGAACATGGCAGAGGGCATTTGCCTTGTTCGCCGCGCTGATGGCATGATTGTCTATACCAACCCTAAATTCGAGCAAATGTTCGGCTATGACTCTCATGAATTAGTCGGTCAGCATATATCTATCGTCAACTATACCAACGAAAATATTAATCCTGAAGCAGTTCACCAAGCGATCGCATCTGCCGTTACCCAAAAAGGTGAGGCAACCTATGAAATCCACAATATTAAGAAAGATGGCACTCCCTTCTGGTGTAGTGCGACCACATCCGTTTTTGAGCATACTGAGTATGGCACCGTCCTTGTAGCTGTCCAACAAGACATCACCGAACACAAGCAAGCAGAGGAAAAAATTAAAGCATCTCTCAAAGAAAAGGAAGTATTACTCAAGGAAATTCATCATCGCGTTAAGAACAACTTAGGAATTGTTAGCAGTTTGTTGCAGATGCAGTACAGACGTACACAAGATCCTCAAGCAAATGCCATCCTGCGCGATAGCCAAAACCGAATTTCCTCAATTGCCCTGGTTCATGAAAAACTCTATCGTTCTGACGAACTTTCTGATATTGATTTCGCACAATATATTCCCGATTTAACAACTCATTTATTTGATTCCTATAATGTCAGTAATAGCCTGATCCAACTGAATATTCAAGTTGATCATGCTAGCCTAGACATTGAAACCGCTATTCCTTGTGGCTTGATTATCAATGAACTGGTTTCCAATGCTTTAAAATACGCTTTTCCTAGTAATTGTGAAGGTAAAATTCAAGTCAGGTTCTATCAAGAATGCGATCGCACTTTGAAACTCATTATTCGAGATAATGGTGTTGGGCTACCTGAAGACTTTGATAGCAAAAAGGCTAAAACACTTGGTATAACCCTTGTTCAGGGTTTAGTCAAGCAGCTAAGGGGCATAATCGAGATTAACCGTCAGGAGGGAACAGAGTTCAAAATTACTTTCACCAAAAACAGGGTATGA
- a CDS encoding aminotransferase class IV: MTNKVFWYNGKLIESQTLELDIYDPGLLYGATIFTTLRVYGNSLDSRLTNWQAHCDRLKFSLQTFGWQQPDWNLVRQGAQIMLAHFPVLRITLFADGREWIIGRFIPPNLTEQQKNGIMCALAPPELARSLPSHKTGNYLSPWLAKISVQPLDAQEAILVDTAGNWLETSTGNLWGWRDGSWWTPPLTAGILPGVMRKQIIHWLQNHQLAVQEEPWSAALVQEFDAIAYTNSVVEIIPIHTVKQPTGSLQYNPYHPSFRLLRGLFVP, translated from the coding sequence ATGACTAATAAAGTTTTTTGGTACAACGGAAAATTAATCGAGTCCCAAACTCTGGAATTAGATATTTACGATCCGGGGTTACTTTATGGAGCAACAATTTTTACCACGCTGCGGGTTTATGGCAACTCCCTCGATAGTCGTTTAACTAACTGGCAAGCGCACTGCGATCGCCTAAAATTTAGTTTACAAACTTTTGGTTGGCAGCAACCAGACTGGAACCTTGTCCGTCAAGGCGCACAAATTATGTTGGCACACTTTCCCGTCCTGAGAATCACCCTCTTTGCAGATGGACGCGAGTGGATAATTGGCAGGTTCATTCCCCCAAATTTGACAGAACAGCAAAAAAATGGTATTATGTGCGCCCTAGCTCCACCAGAATTGGCTCGCTCTCTTCCTTCTCATAAAACTGGTAACTATCTGAGTCCTTGGTTAGCAAAAATTAGTGTCCAACCCTTAGATGCCCAAGAAGCGATTTTAGTGGATACCGCAGGCAATTGGCTAGAAACCAGCACAGGTAACCTTTGGGGCTGGCGGGATGGCAGTTGGTGGACACCGCCCTTAACTGCGGGGATTTTGCCGGGAGTGATGCGAAAGCAAATTATCCACTGGCTGCAAAACCACCAACTGGCAGTGCAGGAGGAACCTTGGAGTGCGGCGTTAGTCCAGGAGTTTGATGCGATCGCCTACACTAATAGTGTGGTAGAAATTATCCCCATTCATACCGTTAAGCAGCCAACAGGGTCGCTACAATATAATCCTTACCATCCGAGTTTTCGGCTACTTAGAGGGTTATTTGTACCATGA
- a CDS encoding RNA-guided endonuclease InsQ/TnpB family protein codes for MIWISTKLWKVEPVAKVKKIIGVQQVLLSPNNEIKALLEYLCQQAGKLYNNGVYFARQIFFKTGTLLTGKFDLAFEPSVSKTLTAQSLPSTPMQQTLMSVAEAFKSFKELRNLYIKGQLHFKPKAPDYLKGSKLFKVAYPNSGGQKPTLVDGQLRFSLGLTVKRWFGVSEFFLPMPSNIDYSKVKEFTILPKNGAFYLEMSYEIALQKHDIDINQALSIDLGTADNLAACVDTLGNSLLIDARGMKAMNQLWNKKVSTRQETKPENYWDNWLDRVTRKRNHQMRDGINKAAKLIINHCLNYSIGTLVIGWNQGFKANANMGRFNNQKFVQMPLGKLKDRLKQLCDLHGIRFQETEEAYTSKASYLDGDSLPQYGEKPLGWKASGRRIERGLYRSENGSIVNADLNGAANILRKVASNLSLDLGLLGRRSLTTVARVRLWKLPKFTLSAESQRLQP; via the coding sequence ATGATATGGATATCAACGAAACTCTGGAAAGTAGAGCCAGTGGCTAAAGTCAAGAAAATAATCGGAGTGCAACAAGTCTTGCTGTCTCCTAACAATGAGATAAAAGCGTTATTAGAGTACCTTTGTCAACAAGCAGGAAAGCTGTATAACAACGGTGTTTATTTTGCTCGACAAATATTTTTTAAGACGGGAACACTCTTGACTGGTAAATTTGATTTGGCCTTTGAACCATCTGTTTCAAAGACTTTGACTGCTCAATCATTGCCATCAACACCAATGCAACAAACTTTGATGTCTGTAGCAGAAGCTTTCAAATCTTTTAAAGAGTTGAGAAATTTATATATCAAAGGTCAGCTACATTTCAAACCAAAGGCACCAGATTACCTCAAAGGTTCAAAGCTTTTTAAAGTCGCTTATCCAAACTCTGGGGGACAAAAACCAACTCTTGTTGATGGTCAACTTAGATTTTCTTTGGGACTGACAGTTAAAAGATGGTTTGGCGTTTCCGAATTTTTCCTGCCCATGCCATCAAATATTGATTACTCCAAGGTTAAAGAGTTTACTATTCTTCCTAAAAATGGGGCTTTTTATCTTGAGATGTCTTACGAGATAGCACTACAAAAACACGACATAGATATTAATCAAGCACTATCAATTGACCTAGGAACTGCTGATAATTTAGCGGCTTGTGTAGATACATTGGGTAATTCTTTGCTGATTGATGCCCGTGGCATGAAAGCCATGAATCAGTTGTGGAACAAAAAAGTATCAACTCGTCAAGAAACTAAACCAGAAAATTATTGGGATAATTGGCTAGACCGCGTAACCCGCAAACGCAACCATCAAATGCGTGACGGGATCAACAAAGCCGCCAAATTAATTATCAACCACTGTCTTAATTACAGTATCGGAACATTAGTAATCGGTTGGAATCAAGGTTTTAAAGCTAATGCCAATATGGGTAGATTCAACAATCAAAAGTTTGTTCAAATGCCTTTAGGCAAGTTGAAAGACCGATTAAAACAACTTTGTGACTTGCACGGTATTAGATTTCAAGAAACTGAAGAAGCTTACACCTCAAAAGCCAGCTATCTAGATGGAGACTCCCTGCCCCAATACGGTGAAAAACCTCTGGGGTGGAAAGCATCGGGAAGGCGGATTGAGCGTGGATTATATCGGTCAGAAAACGGTTCAATTGTTAATGCTGACCTTAATGGTGCAGCAAATATTCTCAGAAAAGTAGCCAGCAATCTCAGCTTAGACTTAGGCTTACTGGGTAGACGGTCTTTGACAACCGTAGCGAGAGTTAGACTTTGGAAACTACCTAAGTTTACTCTGTCCGCAGAATCTCAGCGGCTTCAGCCCTGA
- a CDS encoding ATP-binding response regulator: MGISSNTHILKIVRLLIVEDEFILAVNLQESLETLGYTVIDIVDSGEAAIEKATELLPDLILMDIRLRGEMDGIQAAEQIWNRLQIPIIYITGHSDKSTVERATLTLPFGYILKPIKEQELYVAIQTALNRYEREQFLSSVLRGMGDGVVIVDSQLRVKYLNRVAEALTGWRLDEVKDQILTDDLFNFIDEQTQMRADNPIILAFQKETTICQGKRCLLVARDGTKTPVAHSATPLIDKSNLITGAIMLFRDDTQRRLTEDENRAAERARQLEIQMAELQKLKQLKDDFLLPISQEMQTPLSNIKMAIYMLGNVLDK, encoded by the coding sequence ATGGGCATTTCATCAAACACGCACATACTAAAGATAGTTCGGCTCCTAATTGTTGAAGATGAGTTTATCCTGGCTGTAAACCTACAAGAAAGTTTAGAGACCTTAGGCTACACAGTTATCGATATCGTAGATTCTGGGGAAGCAGCAATTGAGAAAGCAACTGAACTGCTCCCAGACTTGATTTTGATGGACATCCGGCTGCGGGGCGAGATGGACGGTATCCAGGCAGCAGAGCAAATCTGGAATCGGCTCCAAATCCCCATTATCTACATCACAGGACATTCTGATAAGAGTACTGTAGAGCGGGCAACGCTAACCTTACCCTTTGGGTACATCCTCAAACCCATCAAGGAACAAGAACTCTATGTCGCTATTCAAACAGCACTCAACCGCTATGAACGTGAGCAATTCTTGAGTTCTGTCCTGAGAGGAATGGGGGACGGAGTGGTCATAGTTGATAGTCAGTTGCGCGTCAAGTACCTGAATCGGGTAGCTGAAGCGCTAACAGGGTGGCGATTAGATGAAGTGAAAGACCAAATATTAACCGATGACCTCTTCAACTTCATTGATGAACAAACTCAGATGAGAGCAGATAATCCCATCATCTTAGCTTTCCAAAAAGAAACCACTATCTGTCAAGGCAAACGCTGCCTACTTGTTGCTAGAGATGGAACAAAAACTCCAGTTGCTCATAGCGCTACTCCTCTAATAGACAAGAGCAATCTAATTACAGGAGCCATAATGCTTTTCCGAGACGACACCCAACGTCGGCTAACTGAAGATGAAAATCGCGCCGCTGAACGCGCCCGTCAACTGGAAATTCAAATGGCAGAACTCCAAAAATTAAAACAGTTGAAAGATGATTTTTTGCTGCCCATCTCTCAGGAAATGCAGACGCCTTTATCAAACATTAAAATGGCAATATATATGCTAGGAAATGTTCTGGACAAGTAA
- a CDS encoding DUF1517 domain-containing protein has product MRDTFNRMIGRTRYVVFRLFLHLAGGEVAPILGTLNRAAREAIDSDGELEVLGEGLVEICESLLRFDEYWLSAANEGDVFWDEGEAGDYVNELFSDSAERYGAETDLSSANRADEPLSLPVTRNVIVMITVAYNGEVPELETDLSNVQALKEGLKALINLHYKHKLQAIQVHYSPAQLGDELTNDQLLQYYPELIPL; this is encoded by the coding sequence ATGCGCGATACCTTTAATCGAATGATCGGACGAACCCGCTATGTAGTCTTTCGCCTGTTTTTGCATTTAGCAGGAGGTGAAGTAGCACCAATTTTGGGAACATTAAATCGTGCGGCAAGGGAAGCAATTGATTCTGACGGCGAATTGGAAGTTTTGGGAGAAGGATTAGTCGAAATCTGCGAAAGCTTGTTACGATTTGATGAATACTGGCTCTCTGCTGCCAATGAAGGCGATGTATTTTGGGACGAAGGCGAGGCGGGCGATTACGTTAATGAACTATTTAGCGACTCCGCCGAAAGATACGGTGCTGAAACAGATTTAAGTTCTGCTAATAGAGCTGATGAACCTCTTTCTCTCCCTGTAACTCGCAACGTGATTGTCATGATTACAGTCGCTTATAACGGAGAAGTGCCAGAGTTAGAAACTGACCTTTCTAACGTGCAGGCGCTAAAAGAAGGTTTGAAAGCTTTAATAAATTTGCATTACAAACATAAACTCCAAGCCATCCAAGTGCATTACTCACCAGCGCAGTTAGGTGATGAACTCACTAACGATCAGCTGTTGCAGTATTATCCGGAATTGATTCCCTTGTAA
- a CDS encoding acetate kinase, with product MKILVLNAGSSSQKSCLYEIADEALPNQALQPLWSGKVTWTQDRGGAEIKVRTATGETLQETIYGDSRQAHVAYMLYALSRGATKVINQVSEIDVVGHRVVHGGQDYRHPVIVTEDVLKAIAQYSSLAPIHNPAALEGIEAIEESLGDITQVAVFDTGFHATLPDAAAIYPGPYEWLKQGIRRYGFHGISHQYVSARAAQILGRDLSSLRIITCHLGNGCSLAAVKNGLSIDTTMGFTPLDGLMMGSRCGSIDPGILIYLLRESHYSIEELDNVLNKASGLRGISGVSSDLPSVIEAIAQGNERAQLAWDMYVHRLRAGIGAMLTSLGGLDALVFTAGVGEKSPGIRQAVCEGLGFLGLNIDSLKNQQQPMDENIATPDSAVDVLVIQTQEDWAIAQQCWQLLKN from the coding sequence ATGAAAATACTTGTATTAAATGCCGGATCAAGTAGTCAGAAAAGTTGTCTGTATGAAATTGCAGATGAGGCTCTTCCTAATCAAGCACTCCAGCCTCTATGGTCGGGAAAAGTCACCTGGACTCAAGACCGGGGTGGGGCAGAAATTAAGGTGAGAACCGCCACGGGTGAAACGCTGCAAGAAACCATCTATGGTGACTCTCGACAAGCACACGTCGCATATATGCTTTACGCTCTCAGTCGCGGTGCTACCAAAGTCATTAATCAAGTGTCGGAAATTGATGTTGTGGGACATCGTGTGGTGCATGGTGGACAAGATTACCGCCATCCTGTGATAGTTACAGAAGATGTCTTAAAGGCGATCGCACAATATTCTAGTTTAGCTCCCATACACAACCCCGCCGCCTTAGAAGGGATAGAAGCCATTGAAGAAAGCTTGGGAGATATCACCCAAGTGGCAGTATTTGATACGGGATTTCATGCCACTTTACCCGATGCAGCAGCAATCTATCCCGGCCCTTATGAATGGCTTAAACAAGGTATCCGCCGTTATGGCTTTCATGGCATCAGTCACCAATACGTATCGGCCCGTGCGGCGCAAATCCTCGGTCGAGATTTATCATCTTTGCGGATAATTACCTGCCATCTGGGCAACGGTTGCTCTTTGGCAGCAGTTAAAAATGGTCTCAGTATTGACACCACTATGGGATTCACGCCCCTTGATGGTTTGATGATGGGTAGTCGTTGCGGCTCAATTGATCCGGGGATTTTAATTTACCTGTTGCGGGAATCTCATTACTCGATTGAAGAGTTAGATAATGTTTTAAATAAAGCCTCAGGATTACGGGGAATTTCGGGGGTATCTAGCGATTTACCCTCAGTCATAGAGGCGATCGCACAAGGTAATGAACGCGCTCAACTGGCTTGGGATATGTATGTGCATCGCTTGCGGGCTGGTATTGGGGCGATGCTTACCAGCCTGGGGGGATTGGATGCCTTAGTTTTTACCGCAGGTGTGGGCGAAAAATCTCCAGGAATTCGCCAAGCTGTCTGTGAAGGTTTGGGATTTCTGGGGTTAAACATAGATTCTCTGAAAAATCAGCAGCAGCCGATGGATGAGAATATTGCCACACCCGACTCAGCAGTGGATGTATTAGTGATTCAGACGCAAGAAGATTGGGCGATCGCGCAACAATGTTGGCAACTGTTAAAAAACTAA